In Hallerella succinigenes, the following are encoded in one genomic region:
- a CDS encoding penicillin-binding protein activator LpoB, with translation MSKILRLFVLMAAMTALVACSGGGKKVTRIESDSVTDLSGKWNDTDSRLVAEEMIQDCIARPWYNKLLNTKNGELPTVVIGSVRNKSHEHINVETFIKDMERALINSGKVDFVANAEERGELRAELASQSGNATEETRKEAGQEIGADLMLTGSLNSIVDQEGGEQVVFYQIDLQLVDIQTHKTVWIGDKKIKKYMSRSSVKM, from the coding sequence ATGTCTAAAATTCTTCGCCTTTTTGTGCTCATGGCTGCTATGACCGCTCTCGTCGCTTGCTCCGGCGGCGGTAAAAAAGTCACCCGTATCGAATCCGACTCCGTGACCGATCTTTCCGGCAAATGGAACGATACAGACTCCCGTCTCGTTGCAGAAGAAATGATCCAGGACTGCATTGCTCGTCCATGGTACAATAAGCTTTTGAACACGAAGAACGGTGAACTCCCGACCGTCGTCATCGGCAGTGTCCGCAACAAGAGCCACGAACACATCAACGTGGAAACCTTCATCAAGGATATGGAACGCGCTCTCATCAACTCCGGCAAGGTGGATTTTGTTGCGAATGCTGAAGAACGTGGCGAACTCCGCGCAGAACTCGCTTCCCAGTCTGGAAATGCAACGGAAGAAACCCGTAAGGAAGCCGGTCAGGAAATCGGTGCAGACCTGATGCTCACCGGTAGCCTCAATTCCATCGTGGACCAGGAAGGCGGCGAACAGGTCGTGTTCTACCAGATCGACCTTCAGCTTGTCGACATTCAGACCCACAAGACCGTCTGGATTGGCGATAAGAAAATCAAGAAGTACATGAGCCGCTCCTCGGTGAAGATGTAA
- a CDS encoding RrF2 family transcriptional regulator: MKISTRGQYSLEALLCLATATEDKPYSIHTIAEKTHISDGYLEQLFIPLKKAGFVTGSRGVQGGYKLAKAPQEITAYQVLNLMETTLHSIPCLNGDECSKFEICESRTVWEDVETSIESVIHAITLADLVSIYRNIQGESAA; encoded by the coding sequence ATGAAGATCTCAACACGTGGACAGTACTCTTTGGAAGCGCTGCTGTGTCTAGCGACAGCGACAGAGGATAAGCCTTACAGCATCCACACGATTGCCGAAAAGACCCATATTTCGGACGGCTACCTGGAACAACTCTTTATTCCGCTGAAAAAAGCGGGATTTGTAACGGGAAGCCGAGGCGTACAGGGTGGATACAAGCTTGCCAAAGCTCCACAGGAAATTACTGCCTATCAGGTGTTGAACTTGATGGAAACGACTCTCCACAGCATTCCCTGCTTGAACGGTGACGAATGTTCCAAATTCGAAATCTGCGAAAGCCGAACGGTATGGGAAGACGTAGAGACTTCAATCGAAAGCGTCATTCATGCGATCACGCTCGCAGACCTTGTCTCGATTTACCGCAACATACAAGGAGAAAGCGCCGCATGA
- a CDS encoding RrF2 family transcriptional regulator, protein MKISTRGRYGVRFLIDVAEQGLDTHTTLAEISKRQDISSAYLGQIAVSLKRAGYIRSIKGSNGGFILAKPPSEIQLHDVLGNLEGDLTIVDPPLPTEEETDYRKAIRIGLYQKIDDAITQALRALTLEKLLSKKNLQSYFN, encoded by the coding sequence ATGAAGATTTCGACCAGAGGCCGTTACGGAGTTCGATTCTTAATCGACGTTGCAGAACAAGGGCTTGACACGCACACGACCCTCGCAGAAATTTCTAAACGTCAAGACATTTCTTCCGCCTATTTAGGACAGATTGCAGTCTCGCTCAAGCGCGCCGGCTACATTCGATCCATCAAAGGGTCTAACGGCGGGTTCATTTTGGCAAAGCCCCCCAGCGAAATCCAACTGCACGATGTCCTCGGCAACTTGGAAGGAGATTTGACGATAGTCGATCCGCCTCTCCCCACCGAAGAAGAAACCGACTACCGTAAAGCAATCCGCATCGGTCTTTACCAAAAAATCGATGACGCCATCACACAGGCACTCAGAGCGCTGACGTTAGAAAAGCTGCTCTCGAAGAAAAATTTGCAAAGCTATTTTAATTAA
- the cysS gene encoding cysteine--tRNA ligase, protein MALTFYNTASRKKEPFSLLPGNDTVKMYCCGPTVYHYAHIGNLRTYIFEDTLCRTLEYYGYKLNHIVNITDVGHLTSDGDTGDDKMEKGAAREGKSVWEIAQYYTDAFMKDWHALNIEEPTRWTKATDHIQEQIDLVKTLEEKGYTYRTSDGIYFDSLKDKHYADFARLDVEHLQQGSRIDMGEKRAPTDFALWKFSPKDKKRLMEWDSPWGIGFPGWHIECSAMAMKYNGPTLDIHCGGTDHVRVHHTNEIAQSECATGKPFARFWMHGEFLRLDGNKMSKSSGEFLTVSVLMDKGYNPMDYRLFALTSHYRNYLNFSFESLDSAREALKSLHKKTDPLIGKATAIQSEEAKKWQQEFKDAIGDDLNMPRALGILNSILKTELSEGEKAALVADFDKVLGLKLDHPREEFVKKPDPNAVDDTAEIEALIGQRTEARKAKNWAESDRIRDLLKEKGVEIKDSKDGTSWKRV, encoded by the coding sequence ATGGCTCTCACATTCTACAATACAGCATCTCGAAAAAAAGAACCGTTCAGCCTTCTCCCCGGTAACGATACCGTGAAGATGTATTGCTGCGGTCCTACGGTTTATCACTATGCGCATATCGGCAACTTGCGCACCTATATTTTCGAAGATACGCTCTGTAGAACTCTCGAATATTATGGTTACAAACTGAACCACATTGTGAACATCACGGACGTCGGGCATTTGACAAGCGACGGCGACACCGGTGACGACAAGATGGAAAAGGGTGCAGCCCGTGAAGGCAAGAGCGTGTGGGAAATCGCTCAGTACTATACCGACGCCTTTATGAAGGACTGGCACGCTTTGAACATCGAAGAACCGACTCGTTGGACAAAGGCGACCGATCACATTCAGGAACAAATCGATTTGGTGAAGACTCTCGAAGAAAAGGGTTACACCTATCGCACCTCGGACGGTATTTACTTTGACAGTTTGAAGGACAAGCATTACGCTGACTTCGCCCGTTTGGACGTGGAACACCTTCAGCAGGGCTCCCGCATTGACATGGGCGAAAAACGTGCCCCGACGGACTTTGCTCTTTGGAAGTTCAGCCCGAAGGACAAGAAACGTTTGATGGAATGGGACAGCCCGTGGGGAATCGGATTCCCGGGTTGGCACATTGAATGTTCCGCAATGGCGATGAAGTACAACGGCCCGACGCTCGACATTCATTGCGGCGGAACGGACCATGTGCGCGTTCACCATACAAATGAAATTGCTCAGAGCGAATGCGCAACCGGAAAACCGTTTGCCCGTTTCTGGATGCACGGTGAATTTTTGCGCTTGGATGGAAACAAGATGAGCAAGAGTTCGGGTGAATTCTTGACGGTGAGCGTTCTCATGGACAAGGGTTACAACCCGATGGATTACCGCTTGTTCGCCCTCACCAGCCATTACCGCAACTACTTGAACTTTAGCTTTGAATCTCTCGACAGCGCCCGTGAAGCTTTGAAGAGCCTTCACAAAAAGACCGATCCGCTGATCGGCAAGGCGACTGCGATTCAAAGTGAAGAAGCCAAGAAGTGGCAACAGGAATTCAAGGATGCAATCGGTGACGATTTGAATATGCCACGCGCCCTTGGAATCTTGAACAGCATTCTGAAAACGGAACTTTCTGAAGGTGAAAAGGCGGCTCTCGTTGCAGACTTCGACAAGGTACTCGGACTGAAGCTCGATCATCCTCGCGAAGAATTTGTGAAGAAGCCGGACCCGAACGCCGTCGACGACACCGCGGAAATCGAAGCTTTAATCGGCCAGCGCACGGAAGCTCGCAAGGCCAAAAACTGGGCAGAAAGCGACCGCATCCGCGACCTGCTCAAAGAAAAAGGCGTTGAAATCAAGGACTCGAAGGACGGAACCAGCTGGAAAAGGGTGTAA
- a CDS encoding DUF3536 domain-containing protein: protein MAKQPLYFAIHGHFYQPPRENPWTGEIENQPSAAPFHDWNDRIAAQCYSPNAASRILSGGGRIKDIVNNYEYMSFNMGPTLMGWIRTHLPDTYRRIQEADAKTVQRLGHGNAIAQVYNHIIMPLASPEDRITQIRWGIKDFETHFGRKPEAMWLAETAINMDTVVDLIREGIKFTILSPTQALKFRPLGGTNDAWKGCENTDIDTTRPYRIFPVDAEGNKICDGYLDVFFYNPWLSSAVGFEHLLRDANVFGKRIQDAFDPNRDEPQLVSIGTDGESYGHHEPFGDMCAAWLFNHYAPQHNMIPVNFGWFLEKFPPKYEVQLKNAHSEGCAWSCAHGVGRWYRDCGCSTGGGADWNQKWRTPLRDAMNFLKKFADDVFLREFEKIGKVNAWDARNLYVDVLVKPEEKERKENFLNEILRDPSDEKARATAIRLMEIEKFCLFTFTSCGWFFNDIEGLEPVQNMRYAERAMELLRPFLPINHPIRDQFMSILGRATSNEHRWSGTEVFVRYAMPDMPVALKLLAERAVVLHMGLDKYENPEKLDSRITAKVVASRKFETVVHVTFDDKDIGEKTEATILTLSDSMGRITSVVFSDTDPASVSFVPNQNVSFKQLQVQFPTAYVLRMRHLMSDSLRHINILLTKSRLESVTKSFNGFALSQGLSIDSLADQDHTLTDTMRKALSLEINAKIHEMALQYLKGHDAELLEDVHELVDEATDLRTQFSFGGTGRMFHKKLTELIAKASSEYDENVISHITGLISMAGWLHLYIDKTTLENQVFPIYQKYIENPEDPHNRTLLPMFDWLNFERRSKER, encoded by the coding sequence ATGGCAAAACAACCACTTTACTTCGCAATTCACGGACACTTCTACCAGCCACCTCGTGAAAATCCTTGGACGGGTGAAATTGAAAATCAGCCGAGCGCCGCACCGTTCCACGATTGGAACGACCGAATCGCTGCCCAGTGCTACAGCCCGAATGCCGCAAGCCGCATTCTTTCGGGCGGTGGACGTATCAAGGACATAGTCAATAACTATGAATACATGAGCTTTAACATGGGCCCGACCCTGATGGGTTGGATCCGCACACATTTGCCAGACACTTACCGTCGCATCCAAGAAGCGGATGCAAAAACGGTCCAGCGCCTTGGACACGGCAACGCAATCGCTCAGGTTTATAACCACATCATTATGCCGCTCGCTTCGCCGGAAGATCGCATTACGCAGATCCGTTGGGGCATCAAGGATTTTGAAACGCATTTTGGCAGAAAGCCGGAAGCGATGTGGCTCGCCGAAACCGCAATCAATATGGACACGGTGGTGGATCTGATTCGCGAAGGTATCAAGTTCACCATCCTTTCTCCGACACAGGCTTTAAAGTTTCGTCCGCTCGGCGGCACGAATGATGCGTGGAAGGGTTGTGAAAATACGGACATCGATACGACCCGTCCGTACCGCATCTTCCCGGTCGACGCCGAAGGCAACAAGATCTGCGATGGTTACCTGGACGTTTTCTTCTACAACCCGTGGCTTTCGAGCGCTGTCGGATTTGAACATCTTCTCCGCGACGCCAATGTTTTTGGTAAGCGCATCCAAGATGCTTTTGACCCGAACCGCGACGAACCTCAGCTGGTGAGCATCGGAACGGATGGTGAATCTTACGGTCACCACGAACCGTTCGGCGACATGTGTGCCGCTTGGCTCTTTAACCATTACGCTCCTCAGCACAATATGATCCCGGTGAACTTTGGCTGGTTCCTTGAAAAGTTCCCGCCGAAGTACGAAGTGCAACTGAAGAACGCACATTCCGAAGGCTGCGCCTGGAGCTGTGCACACGGCGTGGGACGTTGGTACCGTGACTGTGGCTGCTCAACGGGCGGCGGTGCGGACTGGAATCAAAAGTGGCGCACGCCGCTTCGTGATGCGATGAACTTCTTGAAAAAGTTTGCCGATGACGTATTCCTGCGTGAATTCGAAAAAATCGGCAAGGTCAACGCTTGGGACGCCCGCAACCTTTACGTGGACGTCCTCGTGAAGCCGGAAGAAAAGGAACGCAAGGAAAATTTCTTGAACGAAATCTTGCGCGACCCGAGCGATGAAAAAGCTCGTGCAACGGCGATTCGTTTGATGGAAATCGAAAAGTTCTGTCTGTTCACCTTTACGAGCTGCGGTTGGTTCTTCAACGACATCGAAGGTCTTGAACCGGTACAGAACATGCGCTATGCGGAACGTGCCATGGAACTTCTCCGCCCGTTCCTCCCGATCAACCATCCGATTCGCGACCAGTTTATGAGTATTCTCGGACGCGCTACTTCCAATGAACATCGTTGGAGCGGTACGGAAGTCTTTGTGCGCTATGCGATGCCGGACATGCCGGTCGCGCTCAAGCTTCTTGCGGAGCGGGCTGTCGTTTTGCACATGGGACTCGACAAGTACGAAAATCCGGAAAAGCTCGATTCGCGTATTACTGCAAAGGTTGTAGCTTCTCGCAAGTTTGAAACGGTTGTCCATGTGACATTCGACGACAAGGATATCGGTGAAAAGACCGAAGCGACGATTCTCACGTTGAGCGATTCGATGGGCAGAATTACGTCGGTCGTCTTCAGCGATACGGATCCTGCTTCGGTGAGCTTTGTACCGAATCAGAATGTTTCGTTTAAGCAGTTGCAGGTGCAGTTCCCGACCGCTTACGTGCTTCGCATGCGTCATTTGATGAGCGATTCTCTGCGCCATATCAACATTTTGCTGACGAAGTCCCGCTTGGAAAGCGTCACGAAGTCGTTCAACGGCTTTGCTCTTTCGCAGGGCCTTTCGATCGATTCCCTCGCCGACCAGGATCACACGCTTACCGATACGATGCGCAAGGCGCTTTCGCTCGAAATCAATGCAAAAATTCACGAAATGGCTCTGCAGTATTTGAAGGGTCACGATGCGGAACTTTTGGAAGATGTGCACGAACTTGTGGATGAAGCGACGGATCTTCGCACGCAGTTCTCGTTCGGCGGCACGGGCCGTATGTTCCACAAAAAACTTACGGAACTCATCGCCAAGGCATCTTCGGAATACGATGAAAATGTGATTTCGCATATCACAGGCCTCATCTCGATGGCGGGCTGGTTGCACTTGTACATCGACAAGACAACGCTCGAAAATCAGGTGTTCCCGATTTACCAGAAGTACATTGAGAACCCGGAAGACCCGCATAACCGCACTTTGCTCCCGATGTTTGACTGGCTCAACTTTGAACGCCGTTCCAAGGAACGTTAA
- the queA gene encoding tRNA preQ1(34) S-adenosylmethionine ribosyltransferase-isomerase QueA, giving the protein MISTHLSDYSFEFPKELIASRTPGKGKTKILHCSKNGGPLEIVPAPKIVDFFNPGDCIVVNNTKVIPARLYGHTMHGGEVEVLLVQTLFPDEQGHARWEAWVRPGKAFQIGRELEIAGVKVTVEAINPDGARVIRFDTTPVELEAIMNKQGHVPLPPYINRPDDEEDKKAYQTIFAKYNGAVAAPTASLHFSAEMLNDLRAKGVLIAEVTLHVGPGTFQNISEEDFREHKMHGEHYELTQENADIINNARKAGGRIVPIGTTSTRVIETIAAEDGTLKAETGVTHAFFYPGYRYKITDGLLTNFHWPKSSLILLVAAFYGRENTLAAYKYAVEHQLHLFSYGDGMLIL; this is encoded by the coding sequence ATGATATCGACACATCTGTCTGATTACTCATTTGAATTCCCCAAGGAACTGATTGCTTCGCGCACGCCGGGCAAGGGTAAGACGAAAATTCTGCACTGTTCCAAGAACGGCGGCCCGCTCGAAATAGTTCCCGCCCCGAAGATTGTGGACTTTTTTAACCCCGGTGACTGTATTGTGGTGAACAATACGAAGGTGATACCGGCACGCCTTTACGGGCACACGATGCACGGCGGTGAAGTGGAAGTTCTGCTTGTGCAGACGCTTTTCCCCGATGAACAGGGGCACGCCCGTTGGGAAGCCTGGGTGCGTCCGGGTAAAGCTTTCCAGATTGGACGTGAACTGGAAATTGCCGGTGTCAAGGTGACCGTGGAAGCGATCAATCCAGACGGCGCCCGTGTGATCCGCTTTGACACGACTCCGGTCGAACTCGAAGCGATTATGAACAAGCAGGGGCACGTTCCGCTTCCTCCGTACATCAACCGTCCGGACGACGAAGAAGACAAAAAGGCGTACCAGACGATCTTTGCCAAATACAATGGAGCCGTTGCCGCTCCGACCGCGAGCCTCCACTTTAGCGCGGAAATGCTCAACGATCTCAGGGCAAAAGGCGTCCTCATCGCAGAGGTCACTCTCCACGTGGGACCGGGAACATTCCAGAACATTTCGGAAGAAGATTTTCGTGAACACAAAATGCACGGCGAACATTACGAACTCACGCAGGAAAATGCGGACATCATCAACAACGCTCGCAAGGCGGGCGGGCGCATTGTGCCGATCGGAACGACGAGCACCCGCGTCATCGAAACGATTGCCGCCGAAGATGGGACACTCAAGGCAGAAACCGGTGTGACCCACGCCTTCTTCTATCCGGGCTACCGTTATAAAATCACCGATGGACTTCTCACGAATTTCCACTGGCCCAAAAGTTCTTTGATTCTTCTCGTCGCCGCGTTCTACGGCAGAGAAAATACGCTTGCCGCTTACAAGTATGCAGTGGAACATCAACTGCACCTCTTTAGTTACGGCGATGGTATGTTAATTCTTTAA